The Lujinxingia vulgaris DNA window CTCGCTTTAAGCACTGGGTGCGAAGTTATTATGCGGCGCGTTCGGTGTGGTCGCTTGGTCGGGGCGCCACGCGCGACGGGGGCTACAACGACTACTGGCAGGCCGGCAAAAGCGTCGACGCGATCGAGGGCGTGCGCCCGGCGGCCGAGGTTGTGGCGGAGTTTGAGGCGGCGTTTGAGCGCTATCGCAAGGCCGCGGGCTAAGTTGTTTCAGGGTTGATGGGGTGTGTTGAAACGAGAGGGGGGGGAGGACGTCCGCTTTGTGAAATTTAAAATACTCTTAGATTCAGAGGCATTCGCAGCGCGACTCACCTTGCAGTGGTGTGCCTATGAGCTCTCAGACCTACCGCGGACCAGCCTATCAGATTCACACCGAACGGCTGATCGTGCGCTGCCTCAATCCGACGGATGCGCGTCTTTTTCAGGAGACGGTCGACGATAACCTGGAGCATCTTCGCCCCTGGCTCTCCTGGACGCGCCACGAGCCTCGCGACCTCAATGAGAAGATCGAGCGGTTGCGTCAGCTGCGAAGCGCGTTCGATGCGGGCAAAGATTTTGTGTTCGGGCTCTTTACCCCGGATCAGGCGCGGATGCTGGGGGCGAGTGGGCTGCAGACGCGGCCGGGGCCCGGAGCGCGTGAGATCGCCTACTGGGTGCACCGCGACCACTGCCGCCAGGGGCTGGCCACCGAGGTGGCTGCCGCGCTGGTGAAGGTGGCCTTTGAGGTGGAGGGGGTCTCGCGGGTGGAGATTCACTGCGATCCGCGCAACACCCCCAGCGCGCGCATCCCCGAGCGCTTAGGGTTTGAGCATGAAGCCACGTTGCGCGGCCGCAAGCGCGACGCGGCCGGCAACGTGTGTGACGAGATGATCTGGACGCTCTTTAAGGAGCGCTACCCCCGCAGCCTCGCCCGCCAGGCCGAGGTCTGCGCCTTCGACGTGGTGGGCAGGAAGTTGCTCTAGGGGCAGCGCATCAACCTCAGTGCTGGCTGCGGAGGATCTGCGGGCGATCTTCTGCCACCACCCGACCTTCGAGGTGGCGTGTGGCGTCGGGATGTTTTTGCAGATAGCGGCGCACCGCGTCGTGGGCATCCAGGGTGTGGATGCGGGTGTTTCTGGCGTTGGGGATGCGGCAGAGGGTGTCGGGGTGGTCGCCCTCGCGCTCGCAGGCGGTCAGGGTGTAGACCCGCTCATC harbors:
- a CDS encoding GNAT family N-acetyltransferase, which codes for MSSQTYRGPAYQIHTERLIVRCLNPTDARLFQETVDDNLEHLRPWLSWTRHEPRDLNEKIERLRQLRSAFDAGKDFVFGLFTPDQARMLGASGLQTRPGPGAREIAYWVHRDHCRQGLATEVAAALVKVAFEVEGVSRVEIHCDPRNTPSARIPERLGFEHEATLRGRKRDAAGNVCDEMIWTLFKERYPRSLARQAEVCAFDVVGRKLL